One window of Camelina sativa cultivar DH55 chromosome 4, Cs, whole genome shotgun sequence genomic DNA carries:
- the LOC104784102 gene encoding phosphoinositide phospholipase C 7-like, whose translation MSKQTYKVCFCFRRRYRHTVSVAPPEIKTLFENYSDKGLMTTDLLLRFLIDVQKQDKATREEAQAIVNASSSLLHRNGLHLDAFFKYLFGINNSPLASHEVHQDMDAPLSHYFIFTGHNSYLTGNQLSSDCSEVPIIEALKKGVRVIELDIWPNSDEGGIDVLHGRTLTSPVELIRCLRAIREHAFDVSDYPVVVTLEDHLTPKLQAKVAEMVTDVFGEMLFTPPSGECLKEFPSPSSLKNRIMISTKPPKEYKAAKGDDDVVKKGRNLGDDEVWGKEVPSFIRRDRSGDKNGSNVDDDDTDDDEDDDDGDEKIKKNAPPEYKHLIAIQAGKPKGGITECLKVDPDKVRRLSLSEEQLEKASEKYAKQIVRFTQRNLLRVYPKGTRITSSNYNPLVGWSHGAQMVAFNMQGLGRSLWVMQGMFRGNGGCGYIKKPDILLKPDSVFDPEATLPVKTTLRVTIYMGE comes from the exons ATGTCGAAGCAAACATACAAAGTCTGCTTCTGTTTCCGTCGGAGGTATCGACACACCGTCTCGGTAGCACCGCCCGAGATCAAGACACTTTTCGAGAATTATTCCGACAAAGGTCTCATGACGACCGATCTCCTCCTTAGGTTCCTGATCGATGTTCAGAAACAAGACAAAGCGAcgagagaagaagctcaagcGATCGTCAACgcctcatcttctcttcttcatcgtaATGGTCTCCACCTTGATGCTTTCTTCAAATACCTTTTTGGTATTAACAACTCTCCTCTTGCTTCTCATGAG GTGCATCAAGATATGGATGCTCCATTGtcacattattttatatttacagGACATAACTCGTATTTAACTGGTAATCAACTGAGTAGTGATTGCAGTGAAGTGCCTATCATTGAAGCATTGAAAAAAGGTGTTAGAGTTATTGAATTGGATATTTGGCCTAACTCTGATGAAGGTGGTATCGATGTTCTTCACggaag GACACTCACATCACCTGTGGAGCTGATTAGATGTCTAAGAGCTATTAGAGAACATGCCTTTGATGTATCTGATTATCCAGTTGTTGTGACTCTTGAAGATCATCTTACTCCTAAACTCCAAGCTAAAGTTGCTGAG ATGGTTACAGATGTATTTGGAGAAATGTTGTTTACTCCTCCTTCCGGTGAATGCTTAAAGGAGTTCCCATCGCCCTCTTCTTTGAAAAACCGTATTATGATCTCAACTAAACCTCCTAAAGAGTACAAGGCAGCgaaaggtgatgatgatgtggtGAAAAAAGGTAGGAATTTGGGTGATGATGAAGTTTGGGGAAAAGAAGTTCCAAGCTTTATTAGACGGGACAGAAGTGGTGACAAG AATGGTTCAAatgtagatgatgatgatactgatgatgatgaagatgatgacgatgGTGATGAAAAGATTAAGAAGAATGCACCACCGGAATACAAGCATTTGATTGCAATCCAGGCCGGGAAACCGAAAGGTGGAATAACTGAATGTTTGAAGGTGGATCCTGATAAAGTAAGACGGCTTAGCTTGAGTGAAGAACAACTTGAAAAAGCCTCAGAAAAATATGCTAAACAGATTGTGAG GTTTACTCAGAGGAATTTGCTTCGGGTTTATCCAAAAGGAACTAGAATTACTTCATCGAACTACAACCCTCTGGTTGGTTGGAGCCATGGAGCTCAAATGGTTGCTTTCAATATGCAg GGACTTGGAAGATCATTGTGGGTAATGCAAGGAATGTTTAGAGGCAATGGAGGATGTGGCTACATCAAGAAACCTGATATTTTGCTGAAACCGGATTCTGTCTTTGACCCGGAAGCTACATTACCAGTTAAAACAACACTAAGG gTAACTATATACATGGGAGAA